The Gossypium hirsutum isolate 1008001.06 chromosome A03, Gossypium_hirsutum_v2.1, whole genome shotgun sequence genome contains the following window.
cttCCTGTTCCAGATGCACACACGGAATATCTCATAAACAtgcagaaaaagaaaataaaaaacattaaattgaatatatttagaatttaatcaaggactaaattgaacaaataagAACTATCAGGGATTAAATGAAACAAATAGTGCATGGACTTAAATCAACATATCAATTGATGAATTAAGTCAACattatggactaaatcaaacCAAATTACGGgacaaaatcaaacaaaaataggggaaaaagttaaaaaagggATATTAGTTTAGAAACAATAAGAGATCATATAAAACCAATAAATCAAAGTatcaaagtaaaagaaaaatcaaattgagACTTTAATGGACGTTAAAGTATCTAGAAGGTCGGTATTTTAGACACCGAATTTCGGATCAATTTAGTTAttatactattaaaataattaaataaattaaaattgtaatagaggtaatatttattgtataaaaactatcttgaaatttatcttttaattgcagttcaatttcaaataaaaagatTCAGTTGCCGGAccacaaaaacttaaaaaatattaactttatcaaacaataaataatattatttaaataataaaaattaattatattctaatttgatcttatttaattttttttattagtacAACTTAATTAGATAACTATAATAAAGGTATCTCATAAGTACATTAAGAAAGAAACAATTTCACGCTATAAATATTTCTTTTAGAATCCTAAAATTAACtttgagattaaaaaaaaaaaacataaaatgaaaGCTTTGGTTTTTATGTAATTCTTTTGAAAAAAACGTTTAACAGTCTCAACTTTTTCTCAAaacagtaaaaaaagaaaaaaaaagaactttgactttcttttttaaatttagaaataagAAAAATTCAAGGAAAGCTCTGGATGATCGGTGAGGCTCATTGGGCTAAAACCTTAGACATGAGAGAGCAATGATAGTATAAACAATCCTATAATTACTTATTTAGcctttcaatttaaaaaattatttttaacattttattaaatttttttgtctatttcaatttttaaatttataattttttatcaaattattctAAAATGGAGGAAAATGTTAACGTATGTTAACTTTTGTTAATGTGGACATAAACAGATATTACCATGTAGATGCTACATAACCAatcaattagatttttttaaaaaaattataaaaagtatgaaaagtatttaaaaaatttgtcaaaaataaaaaatattatatttaaaaagaataaaaatattaaaaattaattattgatgtaatATTCATGTGTCAGTTCACATGTATATCTAAAGTAAAAAGTTAAAtggataattaaaatatatattttttagtttgaaGGTTAGATACATTGTTATatcttaaataaaaagaataaacatGAACAGAGAATAAAGATTTTACTTTTTTCTAGGAAAAAGGTTTTTAAAGAGATTTTTCGATATGATTTAGCAAAGGTTTGAATCAAAACGAGAAATGAGCTTGaattggatttaaattttaaggtaaattacatttaatattattaaattattagtaaatttatttttatcattcaattttaaaaaagttataaaatgataattaaattatttaaaaattttcatttaagttattgaatcattcaaaaaattgaattattcaaaaattttttatttgaatcattaaatcattaaattttatttttaaaatccaactAGAGAGTTCTAAGCAACAATGTAAATTTCATATAATGAATTAACTTTACAAAACAGGAAAGAGTTGGAGATTTACAAAATGTTGAGGGataagtttaattatgtaactagAAAAGAGATTGTCAAGTGAAGCAAAATAATTCTAGAAActagttaaatatttaaaaaagtattaaaaacttaatttttttgtttttaaatactaaaatatataatttttttttgtatcacATTAAACATACAATGTAAATCCcctattaaaaatatcaaattcaagGGCTTGTGTCTTTGTTGGAGGTGTTATTAGAGATGCTAATGGGTTGTGGCAATGTGATTTTTCAATGTCAATTGGAGAATGTACAATATTTTAGGTTGAAGCAAGGGCGATGTTTGAAGGGCTTCACTTAACATGGAACAAATGATTTCAAAAGTTGGAATTGGAGTGTGATAACGCTTTGTTGATTGAGATTATTCTTGCTGGTGGTATCGCGAATAGCAAGTTGACGGAACTTCGACTGATACATCACATTTTTATTCGATCTTGGAAGGTTCCTGTCAGACATATTCCTCCAGCGCAGAATATAGTGGTAGATTTTTTAGTCAAAACTGAATATCCAGAGTTATTTGAGATTTCATTTATTGGAGGAACCTCCGAGCTGCTTTTGACAAATTCTAATCTGTCTACATTGAACTAGGGTATCCTTTTATCTTGTATATGCTATTTTActgttcaaaaaaaatataaactaaaaatactCTAGATGTGTCACATAAAGCACGGAATAAAAGGCATGAATCAGAAAAGAGAATAATACAGGTAACGGCAGCCCCACTTAGGCAATGGTTACACACCCATCTTTCTCGTGATCACAGCTCACCAGCTAAAGGCATGAATctcaaacataattaaataagtattttttttaaaattgagaaatatgtTTATGTCAGTGTATTGTTTGTTATGTTAACTTATGGActgaaaaaaatgtaaaactttacgCATGATTAAGATTATGAACCGTCAATAAAttcttaataatattatataataagatATGAGACACTAGcaaaatttaataagaaatgAAGAGTTATATTAACGTAAGTTATGCATgttaattttaaatgaaataaaacttttttatttttatttctattttcatcATTGAGGTCTTTATCTTAGGTTCTATTTAACATTacttttatatttgaaaaatgttATTAAAAAGTTCGATTTGAGAAAAGTATTTTTATAAAGTGCTATGAAAATATAtagtttattaatttaatgtgtttgatatTAGTGTTAAAAAATACGATGGGACgctaaaatgttcattttagacatgatggttaaaatttttaaaataaattatgttagataatatttaaataatttaatataatgatacataaaatataaattaatctaaaattttaaacatattttaagtaattaatacgaataagaatattttgataatttatactTCAAAATGCATTCTTGAACTACACCTTAATATCATTGGTTAATGTGGACATTTTAGGTATTTGAATATTAAGGTTCGAGTTTCATCATATGTAAATTGCAATGTGAGGGTCTTCAATCCCAATATGTGCATATGCCATGATTGGGTTTTGTTCTAATTATTTGTTCGTTGTGCTTTGTGCTAGTTTGATTCTACATTATACTTGTTCAAACATATTAACTATACGTACGAATGTACTTCATTTGTAATGGtcaaactttcaatttcatttttcaaattttgcttTTAGTTTCTATATTATGTGTAAATCATAAATTCAACCCTTGTActctaatttaatcatttttagtccatatactttttaaaatttgtaatttcaACCCTAGAACAAATAGTAgccattaaatcattaaaaattttgctatttctaaaatctaatgcaATAAATATATTATCAGATATGTAATACTATGTTAGCTTGCTACTTTCACATGATACtcacaaaaaaaataatgaattttgtaTCGACCCAATAGTCAGGGTACCcataaactattaaatatttatgaggcTGGCTTGGTagctaattaatttttgaattaataaatttcatgaaattaagaGTTATTAACGTATAGGAATTAAATCGCGTAatggttaaaagttgaattataaattgaaataaattaaaagggCTAAAGTAACAATTGTGCCACTTAATTAATGTTGTGTATATGTGGCCGGCCATGAGCTAAATAACATAcatgtgtatattatatatatatatagtaagtaataataataaataaaatgaaaacaaattaaatgaaatagaaacaaagtggaaagaaagagatgaATGCATGCAAattagaaaagaatgaaaaagaaaagagagaaagggtCGCACAGGTAAGGGATCTAGGGTTCAAATCTAAATTGGTTagtacaatttagtcattttcttgtaatttttacgtttttagaattcCAGTACCTATGGTTACCCGACTCAggttgtaatttttagtattgttcaagattttagatgttgacattgttgaatagtttaagtattagaTTGTCATGACTTGCCCCTGTATATTATAATGTTAATGGCTAgcttacatgtttaaattatgatTGATTATTTGTTTTGGTTTGTTAGTAATGCTCGTGACCCTAATCCAACAACGGAGAGGGGTTAGAAGGGTTACAGAATTAACAAATGTTATTTGAatcaatattgaaatttcaaaattcgaaaaacatagagactaaaaatgatcaaattgaagaaaatgaactaaatttaTAACCTACACATAGTGCAATATTAATAATTGTTACACCCTACCCTGGCTTGGACACTTGGTAGCACGGGAGGCAGCTTTGAAAGGCTCCCATAGATGGCTCTCTGTCCTATTATATCAGATTGGGTGTCCGGCTGGTTACACCAGCATACCTCATACGAACCGGTTTTAGCCACCTACTACAAACTGTCTATAGGGACCATTGAAAGAACACTAAGGAATAACAACTTCGTACTACCTCAGTAGAGAGAATGTTAGAGTAAGGCCACACAGAACTGCACTTGACGACAACTAATGTATAACGAACATGCAGCTTGATTGACCACACGAGCGGGTCACTATTCGATTGTTGGCGACATTGCACTACCAGACAAGGGGACTTCCCCCTATATATACCCCAACACACGAAGAATAAATAAACTTCTTCTCCCTTAAGCATTCTACCTAAGAATTGGGACTCACACAACTTTCTCCTTCCCCAATCTTCTTAAGTCCTCTTCTCCTCCCTCCTTAACCTCTCTTTACAAACAACCATCGCCTTCTCCTCCTTGTTGAACACTAATATcaataatagcaaaatttaaccaaacgaatttaattgctatgattgaaattttaaatttctaaaaatataagaactaaaaatgattaattcagaaAGTTTAggcacaaaaattgaaaatacaaagactaaatcTAAAACATAAACGTAGTACTGGGGACTAATACGAGAGTTTAACCTAATCATCCATACAACTCATAGGGGTCATACAGTTGGGCGGCTGCTAATTGCTTACTAGTTTTTCGTTACCGCGCATGGCgtgaaaagaagggaaaaaagggTTTTTATACTAAATTCAAAAAGTAGTGTCCCATACGGGTCAAACTCAGAAATATATAAGAAGCTGTATTGATTTATGAAGAGTTTGTATGCAACTTCCCTCTGTATTTCtcattgcttttcttttttaacAAGTTTCTTGGAGAAGGGGTCACTGGTTCTCTCTTCTCTCTTCTTAGATCTCTAAGCTAAGCATCCACATGGCTTCTGCAAACAGATGGCTCAAACCTGAGGTACCTATTCTTTTGCCTTCTCTTCATTCATTGTCTGCTCAAAAGCCTCATAACTTATTCATCTTATGTTTAAACTcaaatttgtttgtttgttcatATCAGATCTATCAGTTGGGTATATCAAAACCATGTTAGATCCAATTCCAGATTCTTTCATCTTCTTTTACTGTTTGCTTAAGCCTTCTCATTTGTAACTAAATTATCATGCTGCTAAGGCTTAAGGGTTTCATATTCTTGTTATGTTCTTTTAGTGTTTGCTTAAATGCTTCTCATTTGTAACTAAGATTTGTGCTTTTTCATGAATCAAATGATCCTTTTTTACATCATATCCGAACATTTGTCCAGAACAAACAGATCTGAATCGAAAGTCTAACAAATTGAGAAGTCTGTTTCATTAATGATGTCGGTCACGTTTACAATTTTACTTCCTTGTCCATGGCTGTTAGGTGTATCCGCTATTTGCATCGGTGGGTGTGGCGGTCGGCATTTGTGCCATGCAACTTGTCAGGAATATCACCACCAACCCTGAAGTCAGGTATATCTCATATATGCAGTATTATGGCAGCTCTGTCTGACAGAAAATTGAGATAACAATGCAAATGGTTATGAATGTGAAACAGGGTAACCAAAGAAAACAGGGCAGCTGGAGTTCTTAACAACTTTGAAGAAGGTGAAAAATATGCAGAACATGGACTTAGGAAATTTGTGCGCAACAGACAACCTCAAATTATGCCCTCCGTCAATAACTTCTTCTCTGACCCTAAATAAAATCCATTTGCACAATTCTTCAAAATTGGATGAAAGTAAGCCATAAAGACGATTGTATTCTTGACTGCCAAGTTTTTTGAGATATATTCTTcttgaataattaaaataataagatttcATTCCTTTCCCTTTCTTCTTCTGTTGTAGGCTTCAAGCTTATGTTCGCCAAATTCCAAATTGATTGtctgttgaatttttttttaaattatttaaatttatatataaatattgtaaCTATGCCGCAAGGGTTGAAAAAGATAGGAATCAAAACTCAAAATCTGTTGTATGTCATTATTTAAGAATGATGGAATGAAGCAATTAAATTGAGTTCTGGGTTATAACTATTTTTGTTCAGCCGTAGGATGAAGATAAAAGGGGATGGTGACAATATCAAAGACCAATTTATTTGTATCTTGTAATGGTTTCGGTGACTAGAAGTGAAAAACTGTCATATAAACAAAGCTAAAATACTAATTTTCAAGTGAAAATCTTTGTTACATAGACAACTCGTTACAAGCTGCTAAAAAACATAATTTGCAATTTGTCTCAAGTTTTGCATCTACCAGACTGAAATTGGCTTTTGAAAAGTAATGCCATCTTAGTTTCTTTGTGGTTcaatcatattttcttaatttgtttGATAGGTGAAATGAGGTTTACAATAAGAATATATTAAACTTTTAACTCACCCTTCATATCAGGttaatcatttaaatttaaaagttgCAATATAGtttaagtttatgtttttttttaacaatctcattataggttgcggtcatatttgttctttttaataCAATGATAATTTACTTCAGCACATTCAAACCTACATCCTTCTATATTGGTAATAATGCCCAAGttttatgtaatttttgtatatttgaaaATTAGTCTCCACAATTCCTATACTCTTTATATATCTGGAATTTAAttccttcattttttttgttaaatttgatggTGTGACATTGAATTGAACTtatcaaaaaattttaatgatatttaggcTAACTAATAGCATTATAAATATTGAGATACCAATTaagtcaaaattaaagtataaagattaaaaacTCAAATTTGAGGAggccaaatttgaaatttaaccaatttttttatacTCTAAAATCAAGGATACCTGTCAAAATGCACGCAGCCGGGCATTGAGCACAGAGCTAGTATTCTTTCGCCTTTTACTAAACAACACTGTGTCTTTCCCAGCCAGAATCTGGGGTTTGCATCACTGACAGAATACTGTGATTCCTTCTCAAATTCTTTACAAAGCAAGATGATTTCAAGCTATTGTTAATGGTAAGGTGCTTGTTCAGCAGATTCAGTTGCAAATTTGTCGCCAAACAAAAACTATCTTTACTGAATTTCGATATAATAACTCGTGAAAATGGtaataatttaactttaaaaGAAAGTTTTAATAATCTCGATCTATACAAGGATTTGTGGGTTCAATGCGAATGCAAAAATTGTTATAGAGTAAATTATAAGAAATCACTTAATTCAAAAATGAATATTTGTGAACAATGTGGATATCATTTGAAAATGAGGAGTTCAGATAGAATTGAACTTTCGATTGATCTAGGCACCTGGGGTCCTATGGATGAAGACATGATCTCTCTGGATCCCATTAAATTTCAGTCTGAAGAAGAGCTTTATAAAGATCGTATTGATTTTTATCAAAGAAAGATATGATTAATTAAGACTATTCAAATAGGCACGGGTCAACTAAACGGTATTCCTATAGCAATCAAGGTTATGGATTTTCAGTTTATGGGGGGGGGGGAGTATGGGATCGTAGTAGGCGAGAAAATCACTTGTTTGATCAAATATGCTACCAATAATTTTTTACCTCTTATTCTAGTGTGCTTCCGAAGGAGCACGCATGCAAGAAGGAAGTTTGAGCTTGATGCAAATGGCTAAAATATCTTTCGCTTATATGATTATCAATcaaataaaaagttattttatgtATCAATTCTTAAATCTCCTACTACTGATGGAGTGACCGCGAGTTTTGGTATGTTGGGGGATATCATTATTGCTAAACCCAATGCCTATATTGCTTTTGCGGGTAAAAGAGTAATTGAGCAAATATTGAATAAAACAATACTGGAAGGTTCACAGGCGGCTGAATATTTATTCCATAAGGGTCTATTGATCCAATCGTACCACGTAATCCTTTAAAATGTCTTTTGAGTGAGTTAGTTCAGCTCCACGGTTTCTTTGAATCAAAATTCAATCAAGTACAGTCTTAAGTGAAATCTTTTATTTGTAGTGAAAAGGTAGTTAGTTAGTTTATCAGAATCAAAGTCAAAGCCCGCATAATAGGGTTTGACTTTGTGACAAAAAAAGGAATTGTTGAAAAACAAATTATGTGGAtaattattattaccattatccGATATTACTAATGAGTAAACCTCTAGCAACAAGATAAAAAGCGAATTTTTCCTTCtgtgaaatgaaatttgaaattttatcttaCTCTATTgcgtatgtatatataatttaaatagagaaaaaatagaatagaaatataGAGTTTTGCATCTTTCTGTATCTCCCGAAAATTCTATTTTTACTAATAATCCTTGTTCTTGGACCGGATTCTAACGAATCGAATCTTTCGACAATTTGTAATAAActatttctttattaaatttaaaaattcaaattaaaagacAAGaacaatagaataataaaaaaagtaagaaTAAAGAAAGATAATAAAGAAAGTGGATTATCTTATCATATACacctattttatttgatttaaaaagatggacaagtccttttatttaattctacattCCTTGCACTCTagaaactttattttttatatatatgtgtatgtaatcTAACATATGCGTGTATGTTATGGTTTACTAGAACCTAACTGAACTTTGATTGCCATAAAAGATGCAGACAAAATTGTATAACTAGAAATTTACACTATTGCTTTTTATTCATTGTTTTCCACATGATTTGATGGATCTTGACTAGAATTCTCCCCCAGAAAGTTGGTCTTCAGGATTCATAAACAGAATTCTTCATTTGAGTTCTAAAAGCTGTCCACATACCTTCAAACCAGATTCTTAGGGTGGTTGCTCTTGGATGATCTCAAAAATTCAGCCACCAACTTCGAGAACCAAGAAGATTTGTCCTCGAGTAATATCTTTGGCTTATCGTATTCGACTATCATCCCTGGAATTAAACAATTTCTTAGTCACAAACAGctaaatttaacttatacattCTTAGTAACATTAACTATGTGTCATAACTTTGTTTATTAATGCTTTGGTAATATGCAGAAGAGTCTTTCAGACTTACCATTATCAAGAACCAAAACCAAGTCATTGTCGATGACAGTTGGTATCCGATGTGCCACAGTGATGACTGTACATCTGCATGTCTCTTTCCTTATTGTCTCCTGAATTACATTGTCTGTAGCTGTATCAATGGAAGCTGTTGCCTCATCCAACACCAAAATTCTCCTTTTCTTTAGGAGGACCCTAGCCAGGCAAACAAGCTGTCTTTGTCCAACACTCCAATTCTCTCCATCTTCAGCCACTGCACAATTTTGCCAGAGGAAATTATGTCAaatggaatatatatatacacacgcatgcacatattatatatatataatttgaaattactAAAAATTTGAAACCTGGAGCATCAAGAAGCCGTTGGTCCAGTCGTACTATGTCTACAAGATGACACTTGTTGAGGACCTGTCATGAGTTTACGTCAGTGAAACCGGAAATCTAATGGAAATAGTTTCAGGGAGACCAAGTTTTTAAAATGTACCTCCCATATTTCTTGATCTGTATGTTCTTGCAAAGGATCCAGATTTGTCCTTATGGTGCCCTGAAACAAAGTAGGGTCTTGTGGGATTATTCCCAATCTTGACCTCAAATCCTGCAAACCAATTGTAGAAATATCTACTCCATCAATAATAATACGTCCTCCTGAGGGCTCTACCACCCTGAAGAGAGCCTGAATTAGAGTGGATTTCCCACTTCCTGTTCTGCCAACAACTCCAATTTTCTTTTCTCCAGGGAAAGTGCAAGTTATACCCTTAAGTACAACAGGGAGTGTAGGCTTGTATTGCACCTGAAGGTTTTCAAGCTCAATTGTTCCTTTGGTTGGCCAGTCAGGCTTCGGTCTACAATCCTCGATCACCAAGGGAGCTTCACTAGGTATGTTTGAGAATTGAAGAACTCTCTCAACTGATATCATTTTGTTTTCAACGTTGCATAAGTTCCATATTACCCATGCTTGCAGTACATTTAAGTTCAAGCCATATGTGGCTGCCAATCCTGCCAAGCCTGATACGACATCAACATGCTAGTCTGTTACAAACTCGACATTATAGATATCGAACCGTGTAAACTTGGGAAAGATAAACTATCGAGATGATAAAAAAGAGAAGAGGTGGGAGGAAGAGGGGGGCCTTACTAGGGTCAATAGCAGACCGCGGCAAGCTAACCAGGATGACCAACACCAGGAAGAAAACGAAGTTGAAAAGAAAATTGATTCGAACACACAACCATTCCATTGTGCTGGAGTTATGGAAGGCTACACGAGAGTAATCATCGATTAAGCTCAAGTTTTTCTCCATGAACCTGTCTTCCTGGCCAAAACAACGAATTGTTGTTGCGCCTGTGATAGATTCTGAGAAATGATGTAAAATAGGAGCCTTTCTAATTCCAACCATCCTGGCTAGCTCCCTAGCAGTCGTAATATAATAGTTCTGTAGATAATTTACCACGTTTAGAATTTGTAACaatacaaagaaataaaataaactttataCATGTAGATGCAAGTCGCATTAGTCATTGTATTTTGCAGTTTCTTTGACATTTTTATGTCATGTGAGAGACAAGTAGAACACGAATTCATGATGGATTTGGTACTTGCCTGATACCAGAAGGAGATACTGAGGATGGCAAGGAAGAGAAGGAAGATTTGCCAGGCAACATGGGACATAAGGATGATGATACTGAACAACTGAATTAAAGCAAATGCCAGCCCCGCTAATCTGTAAGGAATATCTGTGTCTAACGTGCTTTGATCTGTAGATGACTGTAATTAACCAGAAGATGGAGAGAATTAACTTATGAACGAATTAGGCAAAATCTTAAAGCAGTTGAGCTTTGTTGCAAACAAGATGAAACTAACCCTGTTGAGGATTCGACTTGAGGGATTTGAGTCAAAGAATGAAATTGGTGCCCGGAAAACAGATTTTATCATTCCAAGGAACAGACGTTGAGCTGTCTCTACAGCAATAGTTGCCAGCAAAACGGCCCTTCCCAGTATGAAGATGGAGCTTCCACCAGACAACAAAATAAATATGCCTA
Protein-coding sequences here:
- the LOC107886512 gene encoding uncharacterized protein, with amino-acid sequence MASANRWLKPEVYPLFASVGVAVGICAMQLVRNITTNPEVRVTKENRAAGVLNNFEEGEKYAEHGLRKFVRNRQPQIMPSVNNFFSDPK